A region from the Lemur catta isolate mLemCat1 chromosome 7, mLemCat1.pri, whole genome shotgun sequence genome encodes:
- the LOC123640993 gene encoding 60S ribosomal protein L21-like → MTNTKGKRRGTQYMFSGPFRKHGVVPLATCTLIYKKGDIADIKGMGTVQKGMPHKCYQGKTGRVYDVTQHAVGIVVNEVKGKILAKRINVRIEHIKHSTSRDSFLKSVKENDQKKKEAKEKGTWVQLKRQPAPPREAHFVRTNGKEPELLEPIPYEFMA, encoded by the coding sequence ATGACGAAtacaaagggaaagaggagaggtaCCCAATACATGTTCTCTGGGCCTTTTAGAAAACATGGAGTTGTTCCTTTGGCCACATGCACGCTAATCTACAAGAAAGGTGATATTGCAGACATCAAGGGAATGGGTACTGTTCAAAAAGGCATGCCCCACAAATGTTACCAAGGTAAAACTGGAAGAGTCTACGATGTTACCCAGCATGCTGTTGGAATTGTTGTAAACGAAGTTAAGGGCAAGATTCTTGCCAAGAGGATTAATGTGCGTATTGAGCACATTAAGCACTCTACGAGCCGAGATAGCTTCCTGAAAAGtgtgaaggaaaatgatcagaaaaagaaggaagccaaagagaaaggtaCCTGGGTTCAGCTGAAGCGCCAGCCTGCTCCACCCAGAGAAGCACACTTTGTGAGAACCAATGGAAAGGAGCCCGAGCTGCTGGAACCTATTCCCTATGAATTCATGGCATAA